In one Pseudomonas sp. MM211 genomic region, the following are encoded:
- a CDS encoding DUF4129 domain-containing protein gives MRLTDASVAIRPRTPWEAIDLGVLMAGRHRGLLMASWAAVTVPIFALLCALLWQYPTWAMFIFWWLKPAYERLPLYILSRALFGDTPTFKQALKAFPGLLKPQLLASLTWRRFSPSRSFDLPVLQLEGLKGKERTQRLNVLAQRDAGAATWLTVVGVHLETALWIGLGSLVYLLIPTQVSTEWDWQSLINGDTSGWLWLEHLSNLAYVLLLILWEPIYVACGFSLYLNRRTALEGWDIELTFRRLRQRLTGVAYALLLGCGMLLLNVPTPALADTPHSCPLPSEDPNGPQAPRMLAQPLSSEASRESVLAILDEPPFVNRETVTRWRFGDEAKQEEPSEDTRKALESLFEMLENLTALKGIALFFEALLWALLIGIIGLVLWRYREWLSTFAGRTRLRLPERHESPNQLFGLEVLPQSLPDDVASTAERLWQDDPRAALGLLYRALLSRLIHDHKLPLKSSHTEAEVLPLVDGLDDPELSNFSQTLTRHWQNLAYGHRLPPTEARPALCNDWRRLIEHGGRP, from the coding sequence ATGCGCCTGACTGATGCCAGCGTGGCGATCCGCCCGCGCACGCCCTGGGAAGCCATCGATCTCGGCGTGCTCATGGCCGGCCGTCATCGCGGCCTGCTGATGGCCAGCTGGGCTGCCGTCACCGTGCCGATTTTCGCCCTGCTCTGTGCGCTGCTGTGGCAATACCCCACCTGGGCCATGTTCATTTTCTGGTGGCTGAAGCCGGCCTACGAACGGCTACCGCTGTACATCCTCTCTCGCGCGCTGTTTGGCGATACGCCGACCTTCAAACAGGCACTCAAGGCTTTCCCCGGCCTGCTCAAACCGCAGTTGCTGGCCAGCCTGACCTGGCGACGCTTCAGCCCGTCGCGCAGTTTCGACCTGCCGGTGCTGCAACTCGAAGGCCTCAAGGGCAAGGAACGTACGCAGCGTCTGAACGTGCTGGCGCAACGCGATGCCGGCGCCGCGACCTGGCTGACCGTGGTTGGCGTGCACCTCGAAACGGCCCTGTGGATCGGCCTGGGCAGCCTGGTCTACCTGCTGATCCCCACCCAGGTATCCACCGAGTGGGATTGGCAGAGCCTGATCAATGGCGATACCAGCGGCTGGCTCTGGCTGGAGCACCTTTCCAACCTGGCCTACGTGCTGCTGCTGATTCTCTGGGAACCGATCTACGTCGCCTGCGGTTTCAGCCTGTACCTGAACCGTCGCACTGCGCTGGAAGGCTGGGACATCGAATTGACCTTCCGCCGCCTGCGCCAGCGTCTCACCGGTGTCGCTTACGCACTATTGCTGGGCTGCGGCATGTTGTTGCTGAACGTGCCGACGCCAGCCCTGGCAGATACGCCGCACAGCTGCCCGCTGCCCAGCGAAGACCCGAACGGCCCACAGGCCCCGCGCATGCTCGCCCAACCGCTGAGCAGCGAAGCCTCGCGCGAATCGGTGCTGGCGATTCTTGACGAACCACCCTTCGTGAACCGCGAGACGGTGACCCGCTGGCGCTTCGGCGACGAAGCCAAGCAGGAGGAACCCTCGGAAGACACCCGCAAGGCGCTGGAAAGCCTGTTCGAGATGCTCGAGAACCTGACCGCCTTGAAAGGCATCGCACTGTTCTTCGAGGCCCTGCTGTGGGCCTTGCTGATCGGCATCATCGGCCTGGTGCTGTGGCGCTACCGCGAATGGCTGAGCACCTTCGCTGGCCGTACACGCCTGCGCCTGCCGGAAAGACATGAATCACCTAACCAGCTGTTCGGCCTGGAAGTGCTGCCACAGAGCCTGCCTGACGATGTCGCCAGCACCGCCGAACGACTCTGGCAGGACGATCCACGGGCGGCCCTGGGCCTGCTTTACCGCGCGCTGCTCAGCCGCCTGATTCACGATCACAAGTTGCCGCTCAAGAGTTCTCATACCGAAGCCGAAGTACTGCCCCTGGTCGACGGCCTCGACGATCCGGAGCTCAGCAATTTCAGCCAGACCCTGACCCGGCACTGGCAGAACCTCGCCTACGGCCACCGTCTGCCGCCGACAGAGGCGCGCCCGGCGCTGTGCAATGACTGGCGACGCCTGATCGAACACGGTGGCCGGCCATGA